A window of the Agrococcus jejuensis genome harbors these coding sequences:
- a CDS encoding DNA polymerase III subunit gamma and tau: MVAALYRRYRPESFAELIGQAHVTDPLSAAIRGDRVGHAYLFSGPRGCGKTTSARILARCLNCAEGPTPTPCGTCDSCVELSRDGGGSLDVVEIDAASHNGVDDARDLRERAAFAPARDRFKIFILDEAHMVTSQGFNALLKIVEEPPAHVKFIFATTEPDKVIGTIRSRTHHYPFRLIPPAPMLEYVSQLTEREGVQTEAGVLPLVIRAGGGSARDTLSILDQLIAGSETPTVAYEQAVALLGFTHAELLDDAVDALGARDGSAMFGAIDRVIQSGQDPRRFVEDLLERLRDLIVVRAAHDPAALLHGVPQEDLDAMLRQVRAFGPVELSRAADVVAKALTDMTGATSPKVHLELMAARLLVPAAGDQELGTLARVERLERRIGVAGATADAAPAAVAAPAAAAAAPASAASAPAAAPAAAAPATPAPEAPAPAAEPAAPAAAAPVAVGSVSVEQLRDAWDEVLTHLGDANRPAWLVVSQSEIVTFEGDVLRLGFRNRGDFEAFPAKPGGAKSPAEHLRASIEHVLGLTVRYLTVPIQAEGARPRAAAAPADADAEPASRPDSTSAAPTTAPPTTAAAAPTPAASAPAPEPSAPAQPAPAPEAPASAQAPATSAPAPAQSAPAQRPQPARQQATVQPTTGGWAVAAIPSAEPQADEQREAVVTPIRQAPTSAPPVAPSSATAPTRPASAPASDDVPDGEAPDDPWGPDEQVVDHAAAAAAVEATAAAIQAEQPVDARRAAMDDARYGEAVVREELGAEFLEEIALDGREEVR; the protein is encoded by the coding sequence ATGGTCGCTGCGCTGTACCGCCGGTATCGGCCGGAGTCGTTCGCCGAGCTCATCGGGCAGGCGCACGTCACCGATCCCCTCAGCGCCGCGATCCGCGGCGATCGCGTCGGGCACGCGTACCTGTTCTCGGGTCCGCGCGGCTGCGGCAAGACGACGAGCGCGCGCATCCTCGCCCGCTGCCTCAACTGCGCCGAGGGCCCCACGCCCACGCCGTGCGGCACGTGCGACTCGTGCGTCGAGCTGAGCCGCGATGGCGGCGGATCGCTCGACGTCGTCGAGATCGACGCCGCGAGCCACAACGGCGTCGACGACGCGCGCGACCTGCGCGAGCGCGCCGCGTTCGCCCCGGCGCGCGACCGCTTCAAGATCTTCATCCTCGACGAGGCGCACATGGTGACGTCGCAGGGCTTCAACGCCCTGCTGAAGATCGTCGAGGAGCCGCCGGCGCACGTGAAGTTCATCTTCGCGACGACCGAGCCCGACAAGGTCATCGGCACGATCCGCTCGCGCACGCACCACTACCCGTTCCGCCTCATCCCGCCCGCGCCGATGCTCGAGTACGTCTCGCAGCTCACCGAGCGCGAGGGCGTGCAGACCGAGGCGGGCGTGCTGCCGCTCGTGATCCGCGCGGGCGGCGGCTCGGCGCGCGACACGCTCTCGATCCTCGATCAGCTCATCGCGGGCTCCGAGACGCCCACGGTCGCGTACGAGCAGGCCGTGGCGCTGCTCGGGTTCACGCACGCCGAGCTGCTCGACGACGCCGTGGATGCGCTCGGCGCGCGCGACGGATCGGCGATGTTCGGCGCGATCGACCGCGTCATCCAGTCGGGCCAGGATCCGCGCCGCTTCGTCGAGGACCTGCTCGAGCGCCTGCGCGACCTCATCGTCGTGCGCGCCGCCCACGACCCCGCTGCGCTGCTGCACGGCGTGCCGCAGGAGGACCTCGACGCCATGCTGCGCCAGGTACGCGCGTTCGGCCCCGTCGAGCTCTCGCGCGCCGCCGACGTCGTGGCGAAGGCGCTCACCGACATGACGGGCGCCACGAGCCCCAAGGTGCACCTCGAGCTCATGGCGGCGCGCCTGCTCGTGCCCGCCGCGGGCGACCAGGAGCTCGGCACGCTCGCGCGCGTCGAGCGGCTCGAGCGGCGCATCGGCGTCGCCGGGGCGACGGCGGATGCGGCGCCCGCTGCTGTTGCTGCGCCCGCTGCTGCTGCCGCTGCGCCGGCTTCCGCGGCGTCGGCTCCTGCTGCCGCTCCCGCTGCAGCCGCGCCCGCGACGCCTGCACCCGAGGCGCCCGCGCCCGCCGCCGAGCCGGCTGCGCCCGCCGCGGCCGCGCCCGTCGCCGTCGGCTCGGTGAGCGTCGAGCAGCTGCGCGACGCGTGGGACGAGGTGCTCACGCACCTCGGCGACGCGAACCGCCCCGCATGGCTCGTCGTGTCGCAGTCCGAGATCGTGACGTTCGAGGGCGACGTGCTGCGGCTCGGCTTCCGCAACCGCGGCGACTTCGAGGCCTTCCCGGCCAAGCCCGGCGGCGCGAAGAGTCCCGCCGAGCACCTGCGCGCGTCGATCGAGCACGTGCTGGGCCTCACGGTGCGGTACCTCACGGTGCCGATCCAGGCCGAGGGAGCGCGGCCGCGTGCCGCCGCTGCGCCCGCCGACGCCGATGCGGAGCCTGCGTCTCGGCCGGATTCGACGAGTGCAGCGCCGACGACCGCACCGCCCACGACTGCAGCGGCAGCCCCGACGCCCGCGGCGTCCGCCCCGGCCCCCGAGCCGTCGGCGCCTGCGCAGCCCGCCCCTGCGCCCGAGGCGCCGGCATCCGCACAGGCTCCCGCGACGTCGGCCCCTGCACCGGCGCAGTCCGCGCCCGCGCAGCGGCCCCAGCCCGCCCGCCAGCAGGCCACCGTGCAGCCCACGACCGGCGGCTGGGCCGTCGCCGCCATCCCCAGCGCCGAGCCGCAGGCCGACGAGCAGCGCGAGGCCGTCGTCACGCCCATCCGCCAGGCGCCCACGTCGGCGCCGCCCGTCGCGCCGTCGAGCGCCACGGCGCCCACGCGACCCGCGTCGGCGCCCGCCTCCGACGACGTACCGGACGGCGAGGCGCCCGACGACCCGTGGGGCCCCGACGAGCAGGTCGTCGACCACGCAGCGGCCGCGGCCGCCGTCGAGGCGACCGCCGCCGCGATCCAGGCCGAGCAGCCCGTCGACGCGCGCCGCGCGGCGATGGACGACGCCCGCTACGGCGAGGCCGTCGTGCGCGAGGAGCTCGGCGCCGAGTTCCTCGAGGAGATCGCCCTCGACGGGCGCGAGGAGGTGCGCTGA
- the recR gene encoding recombination mediator RecR encodes MYDGIVQELIDELGRLPGVGPKSAQRIAFHIIQTESFDVTRLSRVLAEVRDKVRFCEICGNVGEQERCIICRDPRRVPTTICVVEEPKDVVAIERTREFRGLYHVLGGALNPMQGVGPDQLRISQLLRRLQDGTVQEIIIATDPNVEGEATATYLIRTLAPLGITVSRLASGLPVGGDLEFADEMTLGRAFEGRRQVTS; translated from the coding sequence ATGTACGACGGCATCGTGCAGGAGCTCATCGACGAGCTGGGCAGGCTGCCCGGCGTCGGCCCCAAGTCGGCGCAGCGCATCGCGTTCCACATCATCCAGACCGAGTCGTTCGACGTCACGCGCCTGTCGCGCGTGCTCGCCGAGGTGCGCGACAAGGTGCGCTTCTGCGAGATCTGCGGCAACGTCGGCGAGCAGGAGCGGTGCATCATCTGCCGCGACCCGCGCCGCGTGCCCACGACGATCTGCGTCGTCGAGGAGCCGAAGGACGTCGTCGCGATCGAGCGCACGCGCGAGTTCCGCGGCCTGTACCACGTGCTCGGCGGCGCCCTGAACCCCATGCAGGGCGTCGGCCCCGACCAGCTGCGCATCTCGCAGCTGCTGCGTCGGCTGCAAGACGGCACGGTGCAGGAGATCATCATCGCCACCGACCCGAACGTCGAGGGCGAGGCGACGGCGACGTACCTCATCCGCACGCTCGCGCCGCTCGGCATCACGGTCTCGCGCCTCGCGAGCGGCCTGCCCGTGGGCGGCGACCTCGAGTTCGCCGACGAGATGACGCTCGGCCGAGCGTTCGAGGGGCGCCGCCAGGTCACGTCCTGA
- a CDS encoding APC family permease has translation MTPTVVFDTFGLVAEGTANVVPAAYAVALIVMVFTAISYGKMVGAIPSAGSAYTYARESIHPNVGFVVGWTALIDYMLLPMVNALILRSYLEALFPDVPGWIWVVVFTALVTGVIALTMRGTSNVNMILLVFSIVVMTVFVVMVVAQLAGGAGAGTVVSIEPFGHDGVAFGAVLAGATIVCFSFIGFDAVTMYAEEAKTPRIMPRAIVLTVVAGGAIFLIASYVTQLRFPDSSVFPQAAIEDSTLPEIGVQVGGPVLQAVLTAAGFAATLASWLASHASVSRMLLVMGRNNVLPRPFFGFVHPRTRTPLFAVVLTGLVSLLAIAFTLEQIAAYINYGALVAFTFVNVSVIAWFAIRKGRRRTPRDVFHYIVMPAIGMLLTGLLWVNLDGHALLGGLIWTGLGVVYLAVITRGFRRKAASFDEGQDVTGFVDTVPGPRTVHLDDGTSGRAARDRED, from the coding sequence ATGACGCCGACCGTGGTCTTCGACACCTTCGGGCTCGTCGCCGAGGGCACCGCCAACGTCGTGCCCGCCGCCTACGCCGTCGCGCTCATCGTCATGGTCTTCACGGCCATCAGCTACGGCAAGATGGTCGGCGCCATCCCCAGCGCAGGCTCGGCGTACACGTACGCGCGCGAGTCGATCCACCCGAACGTCGGCTTCGTCGTCGGCTGGACGGCGCTCATCGACTACATGCTGCTGCCGATGGTGAACGCGCTCATCCTGCGCAGCTACCTCGAGGCGCTCTTCCCCGACGTTCCCGGCTGGATCTGGGTCGTCGTGTTCACGGCGCTCGTGACGGGCGTCATCGCGCTCACGATGCGCGGCACGTCGAACGTCAACATGATCCTGCTCGTGTTCTCGATCGTCGTCATGACGGTGTTCGTCGTCATGGTCGTCGCGCAGCTCGCCGGTGGCGCCGGAGCCGGCACCGTCGTGTCGATCGAGCCGTTCGGCCACGACGGCGTCGCGTTCGGCGCCGTGCTCGCCGGCGCCACGATCGTCTGCTTCTCGTTCATCGGCTTCGACGCCGTCACGATGTACGCCGAGGAGGCGAAGACGCCCAGGATCATGCCGCGCGCCATCGTGCTCACGGTCGTCGCGGGCGGCGCGATCTTCCTCATCGCCTCCTACGTCACGCAGCTGCGCTTCCCCGACTCGTCGGTCTTCCCGCAGGCGGCGATCGAGGACTCGACGCTGCCCGAGATCGGCGTGCAGGTCGGCGGCCCCGTGCTGCAGGCCGTGCTCACCGCCGCCGGCTTCGCCGCGACCCTCGCCTCGTGGCTCGCGTCGCACGCATCCGTCTCACGCATGCTGCTCGTCATGGGCCGCAACAACGTGCTGCCGAGGCCCTTCTTCGGCTTCGTGCACCCGAGGACGCGCACGCCGCTCTTCGCCGTCGTGCTCACGGGCCTCGTGAGCCTGCTCGCCATCGCCTTCACGCTCGAGCAGATCGCCGCGTACATCAACTACGGCGCCCTCGTGGCCTTCACGTTCGTGAACGTGTCGGTCATCGCGTGGTTCGCGATCCGCAAGGGCCGACGCCGCACGCCGCGCGACGTCTTCCACTACATCGTCATGCCGGCGATCGGCATGCTGCTCACGGGCCTGCTGTGGGTGAACCTCGACGGGCACGCGCTGCTCGGCGGCCTCATCTGGACGGGCCTCGGCGTCGTCTACCTCGCCGTCATCACCCGCGGCTTCCGCCGCAAGGCGGCCTCGTTCGACGAGGGACAGGACGTCACGGGCTTCGTCGACACCGTGCCCGGACCGCGCACCGTGCACCTCGACGACGGCACGTCGGGCCGCGCAGCCCGCGACCGCGAGGACTGA
- a CDS encoding aspartate kinase, with amino-acid sequence MSLIVQKYGGSSVADAESIKRVAKRIVETRKRGVDVVVVVSAMGDTTDELLDLAHEVVPGLPAHGRELDMLLTAGERISMALLAMAIKSMGAEALSFTGSQAGMLTDATHGSARIVAVTPGRVRDALDDGKIVIVQGFAGFNKVTGDITTLGRGGSDTSAVALAAALDADVCEIYTDVDGVFTTDPRIVPRARKVDRITSEEMLELASAGAKVLHIRSVEYARRHGVTLHVRSSFTNQEGTIVYDPEKEGTMEEAQIVGVASDLGEAKITIVGVPDVPGTAARIFTIVAEADANVDMIVQNVSAAATGRTDITFTLPKEDAARAIEALEAAREDVGFEQVLHDDQIGKLALVGAGMRTNVGVSAKLFRALSDAGINLELISTSEIRISVVTSADQLHDAVRVVHSAFGLDADVDAVVHAGTGR; translated from the coding sequence GTGAGCCTCATCGTGCAGAAGTACGGCGGCTCGAGCGTCGCCGACGCCGAGAGCATCAAGCGCGTCGCGAAGCGCATCGTCGAGACGCGCAAGCGCGGCGTCGACGTCGTCGTGGTCGTGTCGGCCATGGGCGACACGACCGACGAGCTGCTCGACCTCGCGCACGAGGTCGTGCCGGGCCTCCCGGCCCACGGCCGCGAGCTCGACATGCTGCTCACCGCCGGCGAGCGCATCTCGATGGCGCTGCTCGCCATGGCCATCAAGTCCATGGGTGCCGAGGCGCTGTCGTTCACGGGCAGCCAGGCCGGCATGCTCACGGATGCGACGCACGGCTCGGCCCGCATCGTCGCCGTGACGCCCGGCCGCGTCCGCGACGCGCTCGACGACGGCAAGATCGTCATCGTGCAGGGCTTCGCCGGCTTCAACAAGGTCACGGGCGACATCACGACCCTCGGCCGCGGCGGCTCGGACACGAGCGCCGTCGCCCTCGCCGCGGCGCTCGACGCCGACGTCTGCGAGATCTACACCGACGTCGACGGCGTCTTCACGACCGATCCCCGCATCGTGCCCCGCGCCCGCAAGGTCGACCGGATCACGAGCGAGGAGATGCTCGAGCTCGCGTCGGCAGGCGCGAAGGTGCTGCACATCCGCAGCGTCGAGTACGCGCGCCGTCACGGCGTGACCCTGCATGTGCGCTCCTCGTTCACGAACCAGGAGGGCACGATCGTCTACGACCCCGAGAAGGAGGGGACGATGGAAGAGGCACAGATCGTCGGCGTCGCGAGCGACCTCGGCGAGGCCAAGATCACGATCGTCGGCGTGCCCGACGTGCCCGGCACGGCGGCGCGCATCTTCACGATCGTGGCGGAGGCCGACGCGAACGTCGACATGATCGTGCAGAACGTGTCCGCCGCGGCCACGGGTCGCACCGACATCACGTTCACGCTGCCCAAGGAGGACGCAGCCCGCGCGATCGAGGCCCTCGAGGCCGCGCGCGAGGACGTCGGCTTCGAGCAGGTGCTGCACGACGACCAGATCGGCAAGCTCGCGCTCGTCGGTGCCGGCATGCGCACGAACGTCGGCGTCTCGGCGAAGCTGTTCCGCGCGCTGTCCGACGCGGGCATCAACCTCGAGCTCATCTCGACGAGCGAGATCCGCATCTCGGTCGTCACGAGCGCCGACCAGCTGCACGACGCCGTGCGCGTCGTGCACTCCGCGTTCGGCCTCGACGCCGACGTGGATGCGGTCGTGCACGCGGGGACGGGCCGATGA
- a CDS encoding aspartate-semialdehyde dehydrogenase produces the protein MSLRLGIVGATGQVGGKVIELLEQRGVAYDELRLFASARSAGSQLTVNGVAVTVEDAAVADPTGLDVAIFSAGATTSRAQAERFAAAGVTVVDNSSAWRMDPEVPLVVSEVNPHALDEIPKGIVANPNCTTMAAMPVLKPLDAEAGLTRLTVATYQAVSGSGLSGVQELLGQLQAAVAQHPERLTHDGSALDLPAPSNYVAPIAMNVLPLAGSIVDDGEGETDEEKKLRNESRKILELPGLLVAGTCVRVPVFTGHSLSIHAEFDRPISPERARELLADAAGVVLADVPTPQDAAGTDPTIVGRIRADQSAPEGKGLVLFLSSDNLRKGAALNALQIAELLAARIAA, from the coding sequence ATGAGCCTGCGGCTGGGCATCGTCGGTGCGACGGGCCAGGTCGGCGGCAAGGTCATCGAGCTGCTCGAGCAGCGCGGCGTCGCGTACGACGAGCTGCGCCTGTTCGCCTCGGCGCGCTCCGCAGGATCGCAGCTCACGGTGAACGGCGTGGCCGTCACGGTCGAGGATGCGGCGGTCGCCGATCCCACGGGGCTCGACGTCGCGATCTTCTCGGCGGGCGCGACGACGTCGCGCGCGCAGGCCGAGCGCTTCGCCGCGGCCGGCGTCACGGTCGTCGACAACTCGTCGGCGTGGCGCATGGACCCCGAGGTGCCGCTCGTCGTCTCCGAGGTGAACCCGCACGCGCTCGACGAGATCCCCAAGGGCATCGTCGCGAACCCGAACTGCACGACGATGGCGGCGATGCCGGTGCTGAAGCCGCTCGACGCCGAGGCCGGGCTCACGCGTCTCACGGTCGCGACGTACCAGGCCGTGTCGGGCTCGGGCCTGTCGGGCGTCCAGGAGCTGCTCGGTCAGCTGCAGGCCGCCGTGGCGCAGCACCCCGAGCGCCTGACGCACGACGGCAGCGCGCTCGACCTGCCCGCGCCGAGCAACTACGTCGCGCCCATCGCGATGAACGTGCTGCCGCTCGCGGGCTCGATCGTCGACGACGGCGAGGGCGAGACCGACGAGGAGAAGAAGCTGCGCAACGAGTCGCGCAAGATCCTCGAGCTGCCCGGCCTGCTCGTCGCGGGCACGTGCGTGCGCGTGCCGGTGTTCACGGGCCACTCGCTGTCGATCCACGCCGAGTTCGACCGGCCGATCAGCCCCGAGCGCGCCCGCGAGCTGCTCGCCGACGCCGCGGGCGTCGTGCTGGCCGACGTGCCGACGCCGCAGGATGCAGCGGGCACCGACCCGACGATCGTCGGCCGCATCCGCGCCGACCAGTCGGCGCCGGAGGGCAAGGGCCTCGTGCTCTTCCTCTCGAGCGACAACCTGCGCAAGGGCGCCGCGCTCAACGCGCTGCAGATCGCCGAGCTGCTCGCAGCCCGCATCGCCGCCTAG
- a CDS encoding YtxH domain-containing protein, translating to MGFLDDAKDRIGDAAEWVKDTAGDIGEKAKDVAEDVAERAKDVAGDVTDTAKDIAGDVGERAHDVGESLGERAQDAREWVEDKVDDLRGGDEPTPEQP from the coding sequence ATGGGATTCCTCGACGACGCGAAGGACAGGATCGGCGACGCCGCGGAATGGGTCAAGGACACCGCCGGCGACATCGGCGAGAAGGCGAAGGACGTGGCCGAGGACGTCGCGGAGCGCGCGAAGGACGTCGCGGGCGACGTGACCGACACGGCGAAGGACATCGCCGGCGACGTGGGAGAGCGCGCGCACGACGTGGGCGAGAGCCTGGGCGAGCGGGCGCAGGACGCGCGCGAGTGGGTCGAGGACAAGGTCGACGACCTGCGCGGCGGCGATGAGCCGACGCCCGAGCAGCCGTAG
- a CDS encoding sigma factor-like helix-turn-helix DNA-binding protein: MATDATRTRGQITLGIIDDFAILLESLRVWLERNAPDLDVVVCASTFREFAMDTSFPPDVTLIGELRHESTTIASRIKACVAAGSQVVIVADDRSVDHHQALQAGAAEALPRKTPMLEIVQAIRRASQRQVPVVRRAAPLERPRLSPGERQALTYYVQGYSTQQVATAMNVKYETAKTFLRRVRQKYAAVDRAAGKRADLIVRATEDGIL; encoded by the coding sequence ATGGCAACGGACGCGACGAGGACTCGGGGACAGATCACCCTCGGGATCATCGACGACTTCGCGATCCTGCTGGAGTCGCTCCGCGTCTGGCTGGAGCGGAACGCGCCGGATCTCGACGTCGTCGTGTGCGCCTCGACCTTCCGCGAGTTCGCGATGGACACGTCGTTCCCGCCCGACGTGACGCTCATCGGCGAGCTGCGGCACGAGTCCACCACGATCGCCTCGCGCATCAAGGCGTGCGTCGCAGCGGGCTCGCAGGTGGTCATCGTCGCCGACGACCGCTCGGTCGACCACCACCAGGCCCTGCAGGCCGGCGCCGCCGAGGCGCTGCCGCGCAAGACGCCGATGCTCGAGATCGTGCAGGCCATCCGCCGCGCGAGCCAGCGTCAGGTGCCCGTCGTGCGCCGTGCGGCGCCGCTCGAGCGCCCGCGGCTCAGCCCGGGCGAGCGCCAGGCCCTCACGTACTACGTGCAGGGCTACTCCACGCAGCAGGTCGCCACGGCCATGAACGTGAAGTACGAGACCGCCAAGACCTTCCTGCGCCGCGTGCGGCAGAAGTACGCCGCCGTCGACCGTGCGGCAGGCAAGCGCGCCGACCTCATCGTGCGCGCGACGGAGGACGGCATCCTCTAG
- a CDS encoding thymidine kinase gives MAKLYFRYGAMNSGKSTALLQAAFNYEERGQRVLLAKPATDTKGDGAIVSRLGVTRDADFCVAPDDSMLAAFVHAAGGDPGGDHVACLLVDEAQFLGSEQVDDLLRIAVLHDVPVLAYGIRTDFRTHAFPGSARLMEIAHSLEELKTICRCGRKALFNGRRVGDRFVFEGDQVAIDGAAVAYESLCATCYLRESGGALA, from the coding sequence GTGGCCAAGCTCTACTTCCGCTACGGGGCGATGAACTCGGGCAAGTCGACGGCGCTGCTGCAGGCGGCCTTCAACTACGAGGAGCGCGGTCAGCGCGTGCTGCTCGCGAAGCCCGCGACCGACACCAAGGGCGACGGCGCGATCGTGTCGCGCCTCGGGGTGACGCGGGACGCGGACTTCTGCGTCGCGCCCGACGACTCGATGCTCGCCGCGTTCGTGCACGCGGCCGGCGGCGACCCCGGCGGCGACCACGTGGCGTGCCTGCTCGTGGACGAGGCGCAGTTCCTCGGCTCCGAGCAGGTCGACGACCTGCTGCGCATCGCGGTGCTGCACGACGTGCCCGTGCTCGCGTACGGCATCCGCACCGACTTCCGCACGCACGCCTTCCCCGGCTCGGCGCGGCTCATGGAGATCGCCCACTCGCTCGAGGAGCTGAAGACGATCTGCCGCTGCGGCCGCAAGGCGCTCTTCAACGGGCGGCGCGTGGGGGACCGGTTCGTGTTCGAGGGCGACCAGGTGGCGATCGACGGCGCTGCCGTCGCCTACGAGTCGCTGTGCGCCACGTGCTACCTGCGCGAGTCGGGCGGCGCGCTCGCCTGA
- a CDS encoding metallophosphoesterase, protein MGALVGVGAVTAAYATLVERTAFRVRHETLRVLPPGSATLRVLHLADQHLAPWQHGKVAWLRSLAALEPDLVISTGDALGHRDAVPTLADSLEPLRGIPGVFVHGSNDLFGPVLKNPLKYFLGPSSKRAAHREPDLDTAALEAVYADLGWLDLNDRARALELAGTRLELFGTHDAHHGWDRVDAMRDALGVLREQADWSAGTRGPVAIGVTHAPYRRILDALVDEGADVVFAGHTHGGQVRIPGGHALVANCDVPLDQASGLSTWRHGAAEAALQVSQGIGTSIYAPFRLGTPPEAVLVSLEARRIG, encoded by the coding sequence GTGGGCGCGCTCGTCGGCGTCGGCGCCGTGACGGCCGCCTACGCGACGCTCGTCGAGCGCACGGCGTTCCGCGTGCGACACGAGACGCTGCGCGTCCTGCCGCCCGGCAGCGCGACGCTGCGCGTGCTGCACCTCGCCGACCAGCACCTCGCGCCGTGGCAGCACGGCAAGGTCGCCTGGCTGCGATCGCTCGCGGCGCTCGAGCCCGACCTCGTGATCTCCACGGGCGATGCGCTGGGCCACCGCGACGCCGTCCCGACGCTCGCCGACTCGCTCGAGCCGCTGCGGGGCATCCCCGGCGTCTTCGTGCACGGCTCGAACGACCTCTTCGGCCCCGTGCTGAAGAATCCGCTCAAGTACTTCCTCGGGCCCTCGTCGAAGCGGGCCGCGCACCGCGAGCCCGACCTCGACACCGCCGCGCTCGAGGCCGTCTACGCCGACCTGGGCTGGCTCGACCTCAACGACCGCGCGCGGGCGCTCGAGCTCGCGGGCACGCGCCTCGAGCTCTTCGGCACGCACGACGCCCACCACGGCTGGGATCGCGTCGACGCCATGCGCGACGCGCTCGGCGTGCTGCGCGAGCAGGCGGACTGGTCCGCAGGCACGCGCGGCCCCGTCGCCATCGGCGTCACGCACGCGCCGTACCGCCGCATCCTCGACGCGCTCGTCGACGAGGGGGCCGACGTCGTGTTCGCCGGCCACACGCACGGCGGTCAGGTGCGCATCCCCGGCGGCCACGCCCTCGTCGCGAACTGCGACGTGCCGCTCGACCAGGCGTCTGGCCTGTCGACGTGGCGTCACGGCGCCGCCGAGGCCGCGCTGCAGGTGTCGCAGGGCATCGGCACGTCGATCTACGCCCCGTTCCGGCTCGGCACGCCGCCCGAGGCCGTGCTCGTGTCGCTGGAGGCCCGTCGCATCGGCTAG